One segment of Arthrobacter sp. MMS18-M83 DNA contains the following:
- a CDS encoding PAS domain-containing hybrid sensor histidine kinase/response regulator, whose product MSQNGLLEHRPAVGGSKATMGWLVLLAAVALIPLGLYLAANPGTPPALVTGDFSILFAGLLAGASCGRAALRGGVNAKGWGFMAAAAFTWAAGQVLWTYFGLSNNHVYPFPSLADALYLAYAVPTVIALFSFKRQRASRTAVLRTVMDAAVIAGSVLVVSWFTVLGSAISSDNGDFLTHLTGMAYPVVDVVITSLVLSLAMRRQPGERLPWICLGGGLLVLTVTDSIYVRLTFEGVTGVSGSPLALGWIAAFLLIALAPLAPNVEGTAPERKTYTLALELLPYVPVTAAMFLAAAPHVSELAPFILVVGAAVLVIVLVRQVLIIFENITLTSGLEREVGVRTAELEGLGAIVNASSDAILSTTPEGIITSWNPGAERQYGYTAEEAIGRDGRFVLPPGSSIDDEAVFKQLRESGEAVNFETEHMRKDGTVIAVSLTISPILKDGALRGVAVISRDITLRRAAEDELRAAREAALEASRLKSEFLATMSHEIRTPMNGVVGLTALLLETSLDETQTQYAQGVKGAGEALLTLINDILDFSKLEAGKVDLDVRPFDPRILVEEVAALVTEPAQAKNLELIAYCEPGVPARLEGDNGRIRQIMLNLAFNAVKFTASGEVSIRVKVDAPDVEPGATAMVHFEVRDTGIGIDPLHHARLFESFSQADASTTRRYGGTGLGLAICSRLTEAMAGEIGLDSAPGEGSTFWFRVPLPVAPPSTDPVPAAGFLTGLRVLVVDDNATNRLVLESQLRGWKLRPEAVPDARAALLRAHEAAKAGEPFDLAVLDLCMPDTDGLELARAIKADPGLADIELIILTSTMQVDASAIAGAGVREWLMKPVRSSEFYNRLVRLMSTREQPAAPLPPRPPTRPQLNSPPPRCPRGNCPVAASWWWRTTKSTSWWPGQQ is encoded by the coding sequence GTGTCTCAGAACGGTCTCCTGGAACATCGGCCCGCAGTAGGCGGGAGCAAGGCCACGATGGGTTGGCTGGTCCTGCTTGCTGCTGTGGCGCTGATCCCGCTTGGGCTTTACTTAGCCGCCAACCCTGGCACTCCTCCGGCGTTGGTGACCGGTGATTTTTCGATCCTCTTCGCTGGCCTGCTTGCAGGCGCCAGCTGCGGCCGGGCTGCGCTTCGCGGCGGCGTGAACGCCAAAGGCTGGGGCTTCATGGCCGCGGCAGCCTTCACGTGGGCGGCCGGCCAGGTGTTGTGGACCTACTTCGGCCTGAGCAACAACCATGTGTACCCCTTCCCGTCATTGGCCGATGCCCTTTATTTGGCCTATGCGGTGCCTACGGTCATCGCACTTTTCAGCTTCAAACGGCAGCGCGCCAGCCGGACGGCGGTGCTCCGGACAGTTATGGACGCCGCCGTGATAGCAGGCTCTGTACTGGTGGTCAGCTGGTTCACGGTACTCGGCTCGGCTATCAGCTCCGACAACGGCGATTTCCTGACACACCTGACAGGAATGGCCTACCCCGTGGTGGACGTGGTCATCACATCGCTGGTCCTGTCGCTGGCAATGCGCCGTCAGCCCGGGGAGCGCCTGCCCTGGATCTGCCTCGGCGGGGGGTTGCTGGTTCTCACCGTGACTGACAGCATCTATGTCCGGCTGACGTTCGAGGGCGTCACGGGCGTCTCCGGTTCGCCGCTGGCACTGGGCTGGATCGCGGCATTCCTGCTGATCGCCCTCGCGCCGCTGGCCCCCAATGTGGAGGGCACGGCCCCGGAGCGCAAGACGTACACCCTGGCACTGGAACTCCTGCCGTACGTGCCCGTCACGGCCGCCATGTTTCTCGCCGCCGCTCCCCATGTCAGCGAACTCGCCCCGTTCATCCTGGTGGTCGGCGCCGCGGTGCTGGTCATCGTGCTGGTCCGCCAGGTGCTGATCATCTTCGAAAACATCACGCTCACATCCGGCCTGGAGCGGGAGGTAGGGGTCCGCACGGCGGAGCTTGAGGGCCTGGGCGCGATCGTCAACGCTTCCAGCGATGCCATCCTGAGCACGACACCGGAAGGCATCATCACCAGCTGGAACCCGGGAGCGGAGCGGCAGTATGGCTACACGGCTGAGGAGGCAATCGGCCGTGACGGGCGTTTCGTCCTGCCCCCGGGGAGCAGCATCGACGATGAGGCGGTGTTCAAGCAGCTTCGCGAAAGCGGCGAAGCGGTGAACTTCGAGACCGAACACATGCGGAAGGACGGGACCGTCATTGCGGTGTCCCTGACCATTTCCCCCATCCTCAAAGATGGAGCCCTCCGTGGCGTCGCGGTCATCTCCAGGGACATCACCTTGCGCCGGGCCGCCGAGGACGAGCTGAGGGCGGCCCGTGAAGCCGCACTGGAAGCCAGCCGGCTCAAGTCAGAGTTCTTGGCCACCATGAGCCACGAGATCCGCACGCCCATGAACGGCGTGGTGGGACTGACCGCCCTGCTGCTGGAGACCTCCCTGGACGAAACCCAGACGCAGTATGCGCAAGGTGTCAAGGGCGCCGGTGAGGCGCTGCTGACCCTCATCAACGACATCCTGGACTTTTCCAAGCTTGAGGCCGGCAAGGTGGACCTCGATGTGCGGCCCTTCGACCCCCGCATCCTCGTCGAGGAAGTGGCAGCCCTGGTGACGGAGCCCGCGCAGGCCAAGAACCTTGAGCTCATTGCCTACTGCGAACCCGGCGTGCCGGCCAGGCTGGAGGGCGACAACGGCCGGATCCGCCAGATCATGCTGAACCTGGCCTTCAACGCCGTGAAGTTCACGGCGTCCGGAGAGGTGTCCATCCGGGTCAAGGTGGATGCACCCGACGTCGAACCCGGCGCCACCGCCATGGTCCACTTTGAGGTCCGGGACACCGGAATCGGCATCGACCCCCTGCACCACGCCCGGCTGTTCGAATCGTTCTCGCAGGCGGACGCCTCAACCACCCGCCGGTACGGCGGCACCGGGCTGGGCCTGGCCATCTGCAGTCGGCTCACCGAGGCCATGGCGGGCGAGATCGGGCTTGACAGCGCACCGGGTGAGGGCAGCACGTTCTGGTTCCGGGTTCCCCTGCCGGTGGCCCCGCCCTCCACTGACCCGGTCCCGGCGGCAGGCTTCCTCACGGGACTGCGCGTCCTGGTGGTTGACGACAACGCCACCAACCGGCTGGTGCTGGAATCCCAGCTGCGCGGCTGGAAGTTACGGCCGGAGGCGGTGCCGGACGCGAGGGCAGCCCTGCTCCGGGCACACGAGGCGGCAAAGGCCGGGGAACCTTTCGACCTCGCCGTGCTGGACCTCTGCATGCCAGACACCGATGGCTTGGAACTGGCCCGCGCCATCAAGGCCGACCCCGGCCTGGCCGACATCGAGCTGATCATTCTGACGTCCACCATGCAGGTCGATGCGTCGGCCATCGCAGGTGCCGGCGTCCGGGAATGGCTCATGAAGCCGGTCCGCAGCTCCGAGTTCTATAACCGTCTGGTCCGTTTGATGTCCACCCGTGAACAGCCGGCCGCCCCGCTTCCCCCCAGGCCTCCCACGCGGCCTCAGTTGAACAGTCCGCCGCCCAGGTGTCCTCGCGGCAACTGTCCCGTGGCCGCATCCTGGTGGTGGAGGACAACGAAGTCAACCAGCTGGTGGCCCGGGCAACAGTGA